A stretch of Coccidioides posadasii str. Silveira chromosome 2, complete sequence DNA encodes these proteins:
- the PIN4 gene encoding Peptidyl-prolyl cis-trans isomerase pin4 (EggNog:ENOG410PQBE~COG:O~BUSCO:16586at33183): protein MAPKSKGKGKAKDSSESGDVGGKGKGLKPANSINVRHILCEKHSKKEEALAKLRAGAKFDEVAREFSEDKARQGGSLGWKIRGSLDAAFEKAAYDLEPSTTASPKYAEVKTGFGYHIIMVEGRK from the exons ATGGCACCCAAAAGCAAAGGCAAAGGCAAAGCAAAAGACAGCTCAGAAAGCGGCGATGTTGGCGGCAAGGGTAAAGGCCTCAAGCCCGCCAACTCCATCAACGTCCGCCACATTCTT TGCGAAAAACACTctaagaaagaagaagctcTCGCAAAGCTGAGAGCGGGCGCCAAGTTCGACGAAGTCGCGAGAGAATTCTCTGAAGACAAAGCTCGACAAG GCGGATCTCTAGGCTGGAAGATCAGAGGCAGTCTCGACGCCGCGTTTGAGAAGGCCGCATATGACCTGGAGCCCAGCACGACAGCTAGTCCCAAATATGCAGAGGTAAAAACGGGCTTTGGCTATCACATTATCATGGTAGAAGGCAGGAAGTGA
- a CDS encoding uncharacterized protein (EggNog:ENOG410PP59~COG:S~BUSCO:12631at33183) codes for MANDLAQYRIKSLPETAYYIPEFISEDEEDRLLNKITTVPLPRWTHLTRRRLQSWPSALTNSNTLLESPLPAWLVTPVITRFQKLAIFSASPHKAPNHVLINEYQPGQGIMPHEDGPAYHPLVATVSIGAPIVLDIYEKKNDGQQVPSMTKDTSSADTGKAPLYRILQEPRSLLITTDKLYTDYMHGIAEKTSDDYLGPETICNWDHLVDKAPFGTGSYERETRISLTYRDVLRVSKLGNTMKFLNKR; via the exons ATGGCAAATGATTTGGCACAATATCGTATCAAATCCTTGCCAGAAACTGCTTATTATATCCCAGAGTTCATttcagaagatgaagaagatcgACTGTTGAACAAG ATCACAACTGTGCCGCTGCCTCGCTGGACGCATCTAACACGAAGGCGCCTCCAGAGCTGGCCGTCCGCCTTAACGAACTCCAATACGCTCCTCGAGTCACCACTTCCGGCCTGGCTCGTCACTCCAGTAATAACCCGCTTTCAAAAGTTAGCCATTTTTTCTGCTTCGCCGCACAAGGCGCCCAATCACGTCCTCATCAATGAGTATCAACCCGGCCAGGGAATTATGCCCCATGAGGATGGACCCGCATACCATCCACTCGTGGCTACCGTGAGCATTGGAGCTCCTATCGTTTTGGACATatatgaaaagaaaaacgaTGGACAGCAAGTCCCGTCGATGACAAAGGACACTAGCAGTGCTGATACAGGCAAGGCACCGTTGTATAGAATCCTACAGGAACCCCGGAGCCTGCTCATCACAACTGACAAGCTCTATACTGATTACATGCATGGGATTGCTGAAAAGACGAGCGACGATTATCTTGGACCAGAAACGATATGCAATTGGGATCATTTGGTAGACAAGGCTCCATTTGGAACCGGGAGCTATGAAAGGGAGACAAGGATTAGTTTGACGTATCGCGATGTTCTCCGAGTTTCGAAGTTGGGAAATACTATGAAATTTCTCAATAAGAGATGA
- the KRI1 gene encoding KRRI-Interacting protein 1 (BUSCO:376539at4751~EggNog:ENOG410PME2~COG:J~BUSCO:9767at33183): MELEPPTKKQKKLLLSDSSDDESADEGVNLPGGESFKINAEYARRFEHNKKREELQKLEEKLGKSNAFGKKQRSTKDEDESGESEESSESETEDDEAELVTEAVDSEILATIKAIRTKDPRVYDENAVFYTALDTENAPARQKEEKPMYLRDYHRENLLRGANGTDNEADAPKTYVQEQEELKRTVVKEMHAAVDGDAEPSGEENSDGDDGFLVRKSKPETESTERKPITEEDVAAADKDPDTFLSNFMASRAWIPSARSNLQPLESDDDEEEARAEAFEEAYNLRFEDPNKLNEALVTHARDTTSKFSVRREEPSGRKRKREVERLKKEEEKKQRDEERARLRKLKIEELEEQVEKIKKAAGIRAGDIRDEDWARFLDDDKWDDKKWEEEMAKRFGEEYYAEEDPGDDDDNGGGKSKKQRLKKPTWDDDIDIKDIVPDFEDEDEEAEFGPSDADEAEGQKSSKKKQLQDKKKKQKEAKRERRKIEQIVDQNLNLEPALLPGSSKKFSGTFRYRETSPLSFGLTARDILMADDSQLNQFAGLKKLAAFRPPEKKQRDQKKLGKKARLRQWRKDTFGDENEPQMRIAEPEAEASNKAAADAEMSVDIRVGEKKKRKRSKKH; the protein is encoded by the exons ATGGAGCTGGAGCCACCGAcgaagaaacagaagaagcTACTTCTGAGTGACAGCTCGGATGATGAAAGTGCAGATGAAGGAGTGAACCTTCCCGGCGGCGAAAGTTTCAAGATCAATGCAGAGTACGCGCGACGGTTTGAACATAATAAGAAGCGAGAGGAGCTCCAAAAGT TGGAAGAAAAGCTAGGAAAGTCGAACGCTTTCGGGAAGAAGCAGAGGTCTACCAAAGATGAGGACGAAAGCGGCGAGTCCGAAGAATCATCTGAATCAGAAACTGAGGACGACGAGGCAGAATTGGTCACGGAGGCCGTCGATTCGGAAATTCTGGCCACGATCAAAGCGATTCGCACCAAAGATCCACGAGTCTACGACGAGAATGCAGTCTTTTACACGGCCCTCGATACAGAGAATGCCCCAGCGCGccaaaaggaggaaaagCCCATGTACCTACGAGATTATCACCGCGAGAATCTATTGAGAGGTGCAAATGGCACTGATAACGAAGCGGATGCACCCAAGACGTACGTCCAAGAACAGGAGGAGCTAAAGCGTACTGTTGTGAAAGAGATGCATGCTGCTGTTGATGGTGATGCCGAGCCTAGCGGAGAGGAGAACAGTGATGGTGATGACGGATTTCTTGTTCGCAAGTCGAAGCCAGAGACCGAATCTACAGAAAGGAAGCCAATTACGGAGGAGGATGTCGCTGCCGCCGACAAAGATCCAGACACGTTCCTGTCTAATTTCATGGCGTCCCGGGCGTGGATCCCGAGTGCAAGATCTAATCTCCAACCGCTTGAGTCAGATGACGATGAGGAAGAAGCAAGAGCTGAGGCCTTCGAGGAAGCATATAATCTGCGCTTCGAGGATCCCAATAAACTCAATGAGGCCCTAGTCACCCATGCTCGAGATACGACGTCGAAATTTTCTGTTCGAAGAGAAGAGCCAAGTGGCCGAAAGCGCAAGAGAGAGGTAGAGCGTTTgaagaaagaggaagaaaagaaacaacGCGACGAAGAACGTGCGCGGTTGCGTAAACTGAAAATTGAAGAACTAGAAGAGCAGGTTGAGAAAATCAAGAAAGCTGCGGGAATCCGAGCCGGTGATATCAGAGACGAAGATTGGGCACGTTTCCTTGATGATGATAAATGGGACGATAAGAAAtgggaagaagaaatggccaaACGGTTTGGCGAGGAGTACTATGCTGAGGAAGACCCGGGCGACGATGACGACAATGGCGGAGGGAAATCCAAAAAGCAGCGGTTGAAGAAGCCCACATGGGACGATGACATTGACATCAAGGACATAGTCCCGGACtttgaagatgaagacgaagaagcCGAGTTTGGTCCGTCGGATGCTGACGAGGCCGAGGGGCAAaagagcagtaaaaagaaaCAGCTCCaggacaagaagaagaagcaaaaagaagcaaaacGCGAACGCAGAAAGATCGAACAAATCGTCGACCAGAACCTCAACCTCGAGCCGGCATTACTCCCGGGCTCGTCTAAAAAATTCTCTGGTACTTTCCGCTACAGAGAAACTTCGCCTCTGAGTTTCGGGCTTACGGCTCGCGATATCCTCATGGCGGACGACAGCCAGCTGAATCAATTTGCCGGATTGAAGAAGCTTGCAGCCTTCCGTCCACCTGAAAAGAAGCAGCGAGATCAGAAGAAGTTGGGGAAGAAAGCAAGGCTTCGACAATGGCGAAAGGATACGTTTGGCGATGAGAATGAACCACAGATGAGGATAGCTGAGCCAGAGGCGGAAGCTTCTAACAAAGCGGCGGCAGATGCTGAGATGAGCGTTGATATCCGAGTtggggaaaagaagaagagaaagaggtCCAAGAAACATTGA
- a CDS encoding uncharacterized protein (EggNog:ENOG410PNBK~COG:I~TransMembrane:7 (o39-60i113-131o151-169i190-210o237-257i269-291o303-320i)) translates to MRGRRAAVGCDPGGILDYVEQPPAMECKWAVPSLDVADLLRSGFLTAGAAILAANSIPMLRGRFIPYGARSGQPSSGDGRESDPKATSNAPPSASSPKHVLDYMATWNVPHSYFMHFYIVSVLSSLLWALQLATRGPLFRAVAVTLNERNLRHAMSPGQVVLCWALLAIQGARRLYECITLTRPSASKMWFGHWLFGLGFYASMSVAIWIEGTATLLSSNISLDDASLVTPSMKTMIFLPVFLIASGIQYDCHCYLASLKKYTLPEHPAFVRLVCPHYTAECAIYLALSFLAAPKGELVNKTVFSGLLLVMINLGVSAGVSKDWYARRFGADQVESKWKMIPRVY, encoded by the exons ATGCGAGGACGGCGGGCTGCGGTTGGGTGTGATCCAGGAGGCATTCTAGATTACGTTGAACAGCCGCCAGCCATGGAGTGCAAATGGGCCGTACCGTCTCTCGATGTCGCGGACCTGCTACGAAGTGGCTTCTTGACGGCTGGCGCGGCG ATCTTGGCCGCTAATAGCATCCCAATGCTTCGTGGACGGTTCATTCCATACGGGGCACGCTCCGGCCAACCATCCTCAGGCGATGGCAGAGAGAGTGACCCCAAAGCGACGTCGAATGCACCTCCATCTGCATCTTCTCCCAAGCATGTCTTGGATTATATGGCAACGTGGAATGTCCCACACAGCTATTTCATGCATTTTTACATTGTCTCTGTCCTATCATCTTTACTCTGGGCCCTTCAATTGGCCACCCGGGGTCCGCTTTTTAGAGCGGTTGCTGTGACTTTGAACGAGAGGAACTTGAGGCACGCTATGTCGCCCGGCCAGGTTGTCTTGTGCTGGGCTCTGCTTGCCATTCAAGGTGCTCGACGACTTTACGAATGTATCACCTTGACTCGCCCGTCAGCCTCGAAGATGTGGTTTGGCCACTGGCTGTTTGGACTGGGCTTTTACGCGTCCATGAGTGTCGCAATCTGGATCGAAGGAACCG CTACCCTTCTTTCATCCAATATATCCCTCGATGACGCGAGCCTGGTGACTCCGTCAATGAAAACAATGATATTCCTCCCGGTTTTCTTGATCGCATCTGGCATCCAATATGACTGTCATTGTTACCTGGCCTCTCTGAAAAAGTATACACTCCCGGAACACCCAGCATTTGTCAGGTTGGTATGTCCTCACTATACTGCCGAGTGTGCCATCTACTTAGCGCTAAGCTTCCTCGCGGCACCGAAGGGAGAACTCGTTAATAAAACGGTGTTCTCCGGGCTTTTATTGGTTATGATTAATTTGGGAGTTTCGGCGGGCGTTAGCAAGGACTGGTATGCCCGGCGCTTTGGCGCGGATCAGGTGGAAAGCAAATGGAAAATGATACCCCGGGTATATTAG
- the HUT1 gene encoding UDP-galactose transporter (BUSCO:235105at4751~EggNog:ENOG410PG99~COG:G~TransMembrane:10 (i57-77o103-125i145-165o171-192i199-217o237-256i277-297o334-352i359-379o385-404i)~BUSCO:9939at33183) encodes MAREKQKAPLQRIPSSGIMQSPPDLPEVQTRGPNGSSIGPATVSPPANSHSTENAGLLQLVICVAGIYASFLSWGVLQETITTTDWPVRSPTAHDPHPPTERFTFSVVLNTIQSFFAAITGFLYLYFSTPRNQKRLPVFPTRRILIPLILVSVSSSLASPFGYASLAHIDYLTFILAKSCKLLPVMFLHLTIFRKRYPLYKYGVILLVTLGVATFTLHHPSSRKKKHNNNNIDSSSAFGLFLLSINLLLDGLTNTTQDHIFSSPNIYSKFTGPQMMVAQNVLSTMLTSCYLILIPHISSSILPLLPLPVPPSQTNELSSALSFLSRHPHATKDVVAFAACGAIGQLFIFYTLAHFSSLLLVTVTVTRKMLTMLLSVVWFGHRLTGGQWLGVGLVFGGIGAEAIVQKKEKAKKMREKEKSQNGVATKGEKEL; translated from the exons ATGGCCCGTGAAAAGCAAAAGGCGCCCTTACAGCGAATACCCTCCTCGGGGATCATGCAGAGTCCTCCAGATCTTCCAGAGGTCCAGACCAGAGGTCCAAACGGTTCTTCGATAGGGCCAGCCACAGTTTCCCCGCCGGCCAATTCGCATTCGACGGAGAATGCAGGTCTGCTTCAATTAGTTATCTGTGTTGCTGGTATCTATGCCTCCTT TCTCTCCTGGGGCGTGCTTCAAGAGACGATTACCACAACCGACTGGCCAGTTCGATCTCCAACTGCGCACGACCCTCACCCACCTACAGAGCGATTTACTTTCTCCGTCGTTCTCAACACTATTCAGTCCTTCTTTGCGGCCATAACTGGCTTCctgtatttatatttctccACGCCTCGAAATCAGAAACGCCTTCCAGTCTTCCCGACCCGTCGCATTCTGATTCCCCTAATTCTTGTCAGCGTATCATCCTCTCTTGCCTCGCCGTTCGGATATGCAAGTTTAGCACATATCGATTATCTTACATTTATTTTGGCCAAGTCCTGCAAGCTCCTTCCGGTCATGTTCCTCCACCTCACTATTTTCCGAAAACGCTATCCGCTATATAAGTATGGTGTGATTCTGCTCGTCACACTAGGTGTCGCAACGTTTACACTCCACCATCCTTCATCCCGCAAAAAGAAGCACAATAACAACAACATCGACAGCTCTTCAGCCTTTGGGCTCTTCCTTCTCTCCATCAACCTCCTCCTCGACGGTCTGACTAACACCACACAAGACCACATCTTCTCGTCTCCCAACATCTATTCGAAGTTCACTGGTCCGCAAATGATGGTTGCGCAGAATGTTCTCTCGACGATGCTCACGAGTTGTTACCTTATCCTCATCCCACATATCTCCTCGTCTATTCTACCTCTGCTTCCGCTACCTGTTCCTCCCTCGCAGACAAATGAACTCTCTTCAGCATTGTCATTCTTGTCTCGCCATCCACATGCTACGAAGGATGTAGTGGCATTCGCTGCCTGTGGAGCCATTGGCCAATTATTCATTTTTTACACTTTGGCGCATTTCTCGTCTTTATTACTTGTCACGGTGACAGTGACCAGGAAGATGCTTACTATGCTGCTGAGCGTGGTGTGGTTCGGCCACCGCCTCACCGGTGGACAATGGCTTGGCGTGGGTTTGGTCTTTGGCGGTATTGGAGCCGAGGCTATCGTccagaagaaggagaaggcgaagaagatgagggagaaagagaaatcGCAGAACGGCGTCGCAACCAAAGGGGAAAAGGAATTATAA
- a CDS encoding uncharacterized protein (EggNog:ENOG410PQTW~COG:S~BUSCO:15857at33183), whose translation MPSTPSPSALTSLISSNSTTQPSSPVSALSLQILHNLEHQHIWKSLQLHEPHSLSPQQHIPLISGYPPQTIYTHPDEQAYLLEHDICSEAVPVEREWVIPCAQGQSWSLRKFAGVFDSLPNRSDDIPEHKVSEGNPADDKFFEFIRRKREEPWGGKRALLAMVNRGGGGDGTVVYYVMLEGDVKPRQN comes from the coding sequence ATGCCTTCTACGCCATCTCCCTCAGCACTCACCTCCCTGATCTCCTCGAATTCCACAACCCAGCCTTCCAGCCCCGTCTCCGCCCTCAGTCTTCAGATCCTTCACAACCTCGAGCATCAGCACATTTGGAAATCTCTTCAACTCCACGAACCACACTCCCTTTCCCCGCAACAACACATCCCATTAATATCCGGCTATCCTCCGCAAACCATCTACACCCATCCCGACGAACAGGCATACCTGCTCGAGCATGATATCTGCTCCGAGGCCGTCCCCGTAGAAAGAGAATGGGTCATCCCCTGCGCTCAAGGCCAGTCGTGGAGCCTAAGGAAATTCGCCGGGGTGTTCGACTCACTGCCGAATAGAAGTGATGATATACCTGAGCATAAAGTAAGTGAGGGAAATCCCGCGGACGATAAGTTTTTCGAGTTTATCAGACGGAAAAGGGAGGAGCCGTGGGGAGGCAAAAGAGCTTTGCTGGCGATGGTGAATAGAGGGGGGGGTGGAGATGGGACTGTGGTTTATTATGTGATGCTGGAAGGCGACGTGAAACCGAGACAAAATTGA
- the SIP3 gene encoding SNF1-interacting protein (EggNog:ENOG410PHZZ~COG:T~TransMembrane:2 (o1145-1165i1172-1190o)~BUSCO:424at33183) has translation MSSAPHSSVPQVGKLVNVIPVGLKEAALDSPTFRSTTLHFCDQIDYVEKWLEGYTKATGKLTSELATLEAITNSFVFHINSPLNVSEAILDHDYCLFAVKKYGESVKDFWSGVVSTLKKCDSLVNDPIRSFVQGDLRAFKETRRILDQTQKQYDHLQARYAAQTKSKEPSSLREDAFQLHEARKAYLKASMDFCIQSPQLKVTLEKLLVQISFGQWRELKVTGDNSLSLFAKHGKDMERIKGWTQEMEISEKSSRREIMAARKQIEDAAEYAARPSRELDDYSVSTVPYLGSQGTASLTKMAKDHTFSPEKQGWLSLRILTGKPTRTVWVRRWAFLKNGIFGCLVQGSRTGGVEESERIGVLLCSIRPAFQEERRFCFEVKTKSNTIMLQAETQKELTEWIGSFEAAKRKALENPSQEFLPSTKASPQDPAFAISQPPAPEFTADISDSLTPNANDEHVGSERSATLPVDRDVLAVRNSGEFAHPRCSTAFDRDGDGARDHTPRIMQKFDIHRKGNTASHTGNASPQRGSGIAGLLSGSNPLIPSASGNNAENENMNAKIVGAFPLRDVPSTTLAPATLVSPPTPTNMSRAAVSVSVERGIGLGLSDSTGNVPSGMMANLWGTSNWALINRLEREACPPQPASGTDEPKIFDGISKDPSTPTIHSPLSRHRQTISLGDTGSFHDKPQPTRHEYPNYYPSLLKPQDAQFRLLFPEVPKDEPLVLVFRATFSPSDQHDFPGRVYTTTKNLYFYSNYFGLVLTSSANLCSISEVTAASGRDCDFLYLHIIPEKGSDIPGRLTIKTFLEPLKLLRRRLNFLVNNATSEEPASLETVLKTLIRMEHEGPTRRASVESWDDVNLSTSPEAMSGSGIRKPEKLLKLGLYVEKGLDIGKGDSRNNADGVRFRLPLQPVEYIPQGQLHPTAEKYFDVGPKALFHVIFGDKSPVWQFLQLQRRAQNIEQSVWSNAETAYMRRHFGYQIEVADFFGRPNLTHVSDYQIVDVLNDHLCYVVTDKRTPWHLPFKGQFQLVSKVVITHVAKSRCKLALFTKVEWLSEPYLFKSVIEREAMKDLEQDALDLIDLASDQVKKLGHHHMTKKAISIFGNIGQEAQAFKLTSDSLALNPRSQLRRPLRQSGLLPLLLETSGSFLQSAVSTLLIWFWAVLRWIWKTFKANQVILSLLICSAILNGFHSYRDTFEWWHERNAGNFMARLGVRPNTVLTKAVYIKDIDDAIINVGGFNLSNSSSCFSVFQESNLYATNEGRLVPADAAKRGNSIAYRLQRTRQRLGTYRHDLLVALKVINSIEKEVIRAEWERWIQQETRRCHMVDNMLNNRGTKPDKDRADDVRQRFSGREDDIENWYKDYCLSCEQEQKRILDISG, from the exons ATGTCTTCAGCTCCACATTCGTCAGTCCCCCAGGTTGGGAAGCTTGTCAACGTCAT ACCTGTCGGCCTGAAAGAAGCTGCCCTCGATTCTCCTACGTTCCGATCTACAACCCTACATTTTTGTGACCAGATTGATTACGTCGAGAAATGGCTGGAAGGGTATACGAAGGCCACAGGGAAGCTCACTTCGGAGCTTGCTACTCTGGAAGCCATCACCAATTCCTTCGTGTTCCATATTAACTCTCCGCTCAACGTTTCGGAGGCGATCTTGGACCATGACTATTGCTTGTTTGCAGTGAAGAAATATGGGGAAAGCGTCAAGGATTTCTGGTCCGGGGTGGTTTCGACCCTTAAAAAATGCGATTCGTTGGTCAATGACCCGATTCGCTCGTTTGTGCAAGGAGACCTCCGGGCATTTAAG GAAACTCGCCGTATCCTCGACCAGACCCAGAAGCAGTATGATCATCTGCAGGCCAGATACGCTGCCCAGACTAAATCGAAAGAGCCGTCCTCCTTACGAGAAGATGCATTCCAGCTTCATGAGGCGAGGAAAGCCTATCTAAAGGCTTCCATGGACTTTTGCATACAATCCCCGCAGCTGAAAGTTACGCTGGAGAAGTTGCTCGTCCAAATATCGTTCGGGCAGTGGCGGGAGCTCAAAGTCACAGGGGATAATAGCTTGTCACTCTTTGCAAAACACGGTAAAGATATGGAACGTATCAAGGGCTGGACCCAGGAGATGGAAATAAGTGAAAAATCGTCTCGTCGTGAAATTATGGCGGCAAGGAAACAGATTGAGGATGCCGCCGAGTATGCAGCGCGCCCATCTCGCGAGTTGGACGATTACTCAGTATCGACAGTGCCATATCTTGGTTCTCAAGGAACCGCCTCACTTACTAAGATGGCAAAGGACCACACATTCTCACCGGAAAAGCAGGGATGGCTTAGCTTGAGGATTTTGACCGGCAAGCCCACGAGGACCGTTTGGGTACGACGTTGGGCCTTTCTAAAGAACGGTATATTTGGCTGCCTAGTTCAAGGTTCTCGAACGGGGGGAGTGGAAGAGAGTGAGCGAATCGGGGTCCTCCTATGTAGCATTCGACCAGCGTTTCAAGAAGAGCGCCGCTTTTGCTTTGAAGTGAAAACAAAGAGTAACACCATAATGCTGCAGGCGGAAACGCAAAAGGAACTTACTGAATGGATCGGCTCATTCGAGGCTGCGAAACGGAAGGCTCTTGAAAATCCAAGTCAAGAATTTCTCCCCTCGACAAAAGCTTCACCTCAGGATCCAGCATTTGCAATATCCCAACCCCCGGCTCCAGAGTTCACTGCGGATATTTCCGACTCACTGACCCCTAATGCCAATGATGAGCATGTGGGTAGTGAAAGAAGTGCTACACTGCCTGTTGATCGAGACGTTTTGGCGGTTCGCAATAGTGGTGAATTTGCGCACCCACGATGCTCCACTGCATTTGACAGGGATGGGGATGGCGCCCGTGATCATACCCCTAGAATTATGCAAAAGTTTGATATTCATAGAAAAGGTAACACCGCATCTCATACCGGAAATGCATCTCCTCAGCGAGGCTCTGGAATTGCCGGTTTGCTATCAGGAAGCAACCCCTTGATACCTTCGGCATCAGGTAATAACGCGGAAAATGAGAATATGAATGCCAAAATTGTGGGTGCATTCCCACTCCGCGACGTACCTTCAACAACCCTTGCTCCCGCCACGTTGGTGAGTCCCCCGACTCCCACGAACATGAGCAGGGCGGCAGTATCTGTTAGTGTTGAGAGAGGAATTGGCCTCGGTCTCTCAGACAGCACGGGAAATGTCCCCAGTGGAATGATGGCGAATCTATGGGGAACCTCAAATTGGGCTTTGATCAACAGGCTGGAACGTGAGGCGTGCCCACCACAGCCAGCAAGTGGGACGGACGAACCCAAG ATATTTGACGGAATCTCAAAAGATCCTTCAACACCGACGATCCATTCACCTCTGAGTCGCCACAGACAGACCATTAGCCTGGGAGATACCGGCAGCTTCCACGACAAACCCCAACCCACGCGGCATGAATATCCGAATTATTATCCCTCTCTTTTAAAACCGCAAGACGCTCAGTTTCGCCTCTTGTTTCCAGAGGTGCCAAAAGACGAGCCCCTTGTTCTCGTGTTTAGAGCAACTTTTAGTCCGAGTGACCAGCATGATTTTCCTGGTCGAGTATATACGACAACAAAAAACCTCTACTTTTACAGCAACTATTTCGGATTAGTATTAACGTCTTCTGCGAACCTCTGCAGCATATCTGAAGTGACCGCTGCCTCTGGCAGAGATTGCGATTTTCTCTATTTGCATATAATCCCCGAAAAAGGAAGCGATATTCCCGGACGTCTGACTATCAAAACGTTCCTAGAGCCCTTAAAACTACTTCGACGACGGTTGAACTTTCTTGTTAATAACGCAACTTCCGAAGAACCGGCTAGTTTGGAGACTGTCCTTAAAACACTCATCAGAATGGAACATGAAGGGCCAACGCGACGTGCGAGCGTGGAGAGTTGGGATGATGTCAACTTGAGTACCTCCCCAGAAGCAATGAGTGGCTCCGGCATTCGGAAACCTGAAAAGTTGCTGAAGCTCGGACTCTACGTCGAGAAAGGCCTCGATATAGGCAAAGGTGACTCGAGGAACAATGCGGACGGGGTTCGGTTTAGGTTGCCTTTGCAACCCGTCGAATACATCCCACAAGGTCAACTACATCCTACGGCAGAAAAATATTTTGATGTCGGTCCGAAGGCACTTTTTCATGTTATATTCGGGGATAAAAGTCCTGTTTGgcaatttcttcagcttcaGCGAAGAGCTCAAA ACATCGAGCAGAGTGTTTGGTCAAATGCTGAAACCGCGTACATGAGGCGCCACTTCGGGTATCAGATTGAAGTGGCGGACTTTTTTG GAAGGCCTAATCTCACCCATGTGTCCGACTACCAGATTGTGGACGTTCTCAACGACCATCTGTGCTATGTTGTAACCGATAAACGAACCCCATGGCATCTTCCTTTCAAAGGACAGTTTCAACTAGTCAGCAAAGTCGTGATAACGCACGTTGCGAAGTCGAGGTGTAAACTCGCTCTATTTACAAAAGTGGAGTGGCTATCTGAGCCGTACTTGTTTAAAT CTGTCATCGAACGAGAGGCGATGAAGGATCTGGAACAGGATGCCCTTGATCTAATTGATCTCGCTTCTGATCAAGTGAAGAAATTGGGCCACCATCACATGACGAAAAAAGCAATTTCGATCTTTGGGAATATTGGCCAGGAAGCCCAAGCATTTAAGCTCACATCGGATTCTCTGGCACTAAATCCGAGATCACAACTACGCCGTCCACTGAGGCAAAGCGGCCTTCTACCGCTTCTCCTTGAGACGTCTGGTTCGTTTTTGCAGAGTGCAGTCTCTACGTTGTTAATCTGGTTTTGGGCTGTTCTCCGCTGGATATGGAAGACATTCAAGGCAAATCAAGTGATTCTATCATTACTGATTTGCAGCGCTATCTTAAATGGGTTTCACTCGTACCGCGACACATTTGAATGGTGGCACGAGCGAAACGCCGGCAATTTTATGGCGCGCTTGGGAGTTCGACCAAACACCGTTCTTACAAAGGCAGTGTATATCAAAGATATTGATGACGCGATCATCAATGTGGGAGGTTTCAACTTgtctaattcaagttcttG CTTCTCGGTATTCCAGGAGAGTAACCTCTATGCGACGAATGAAGGCCGACTTGTTCCGGCCGATGCAGCCAAGAGAGGAAACAGTATTGCATATCGCCTACAGCGTACGCGACAGAGGCTTGGCACATACCGTCACGATCTTCTCGTAGCATTAAAGGTCATTAATAGCATTGAAAAGGAGGTCATCCGAGCTGAATGGGAGCGATGGATCCAACAAGAAACGCGAAGATGTCACATGGTTGATAACATGCTCAACAATCGTGGCACCAAGCCAGACAAGGACAGGGCGGACGATGTCAGACAGCGGTTCTCCGGTAGAGAGGATGACATCGAAAATTGGTATAAGGACTATTGCCTTAGTTGTGAACAGGAGCAGAAAAGAATTTTGGATATATCTGGTTAG